A single window of Kiritimatiellia bacterium DNA harbors:
- a CDS encoding RpiB/LacA/LacB family sugar-phosphate isomerase: MKIAVAAEVCSFELMQMVKEHLRENGRQVMDLGMQNTDKPDFFYNIAPKVVRVVLAKEADRGILMCGTGMGVCLCANKFKGIYAGVAESATTARLHYVINRANILCMGAWIVGKLQAFDIVDAYLDAEIGAGMSVERRKVQAAGFAEIQKYERANFK, translated from the coding sequence GTGAAAATTGCCGTGGCCGCCGAAGTTTGCTCTTTTGAATTGATGCAGATGGTCAAGGAGCATTTGCGTGAAAACGGGCGCCAAGTCATGGATTTGGGCATGCAAAATACGGACAAGCCGGATTTCTTTTATAATATCGCTCCCAAGGTGGTTAGGGTGGTTCTGGCGAAGGAAGCCGACCGTGGAATTTTGATGTGCGGGACCGGCATGGGAGTCTGTCTCTGCGCCAACAAGTTCAAGGGCATATACGCGGGCGTGGCCGAATCGGCGACCACGGCGCGGCTGCATTATGTGATCAACCGCGCCAATATTCTCTGTATGGGCGCCTGGATAGTGGGAAAACTGCAGGCTTTTGACATTGTGGACGCGTATCTTGACGCCGAGATCGGCGCAGGCATGAGCGTGGAACGCCGCAAGGTCCAGGCGGCCGGCTTTGCGGAAATCCAGAAATATGAACGGGCAAATTTTAAATGA
- a CDS encoding transketolase family protein — translation MKANEMLEMRVVFGDALVELGRVNERVVVLDADVGSSTQSIRFKKHFPERFYQVGVAEQNMMGIAAGLAASGFIPFASAFAAFAARKACDQVSISIAYPRLNVKINGGYGGVSTGKAGATHQAFEDLAIMRAIPNMTVIAPADAVETKQAVFAAAEHAGPVYLRTVRCAVPAVFEEGHEFRIGRSYTLREGKDITLISTGMMTAKVLKACGILKDEGISARVIHMPTLKPIDEAAIIRASCETGKIITVENHGVIGGLGSAAAEVLTAHAPCHLRRLGVQDSFGESGDDEAFFSKYGMNVENIVKCAEDFLSISPSERKQRD, via the coding sequence ATGCTGGAAATGCGTGTGGTTTTCGGAGACGCCCTGGTTGAATTGGGCAGGGTGAACGAAAGAGTGGTGGTTTTGGACGCCGATGTCGGGTCCTCAACCCAGTCAATCCGCTTTAAAAAACATTTTCCGGAACGCTTTTATCAAGTTGGCGTGGCTGAACAGAATATGATGGGCATAGCCGCCGGACTTGCTGCCTCCGGTTTTATACCGTTTGCATCCGCATTCGCGGCTTTTGCGGCGCGGAAGGCTTGCGATCAGGTAAGCATCTCCATCGCGTATCCCAGACTGAACGTCAAGATTAACGGCGGTTATGGCGGGGTTTCCACCGGCAAAGCCGGCGCCACGCACCAGGCCTTTGAGGATTTGGCCATTATGCGGGCCATACCGAATATGACTGTAATAGCTCCGGCCGATGCCGTGGAAACCAAACAGGCGGTGTTTGCCGCGGCGGAACATGCCGGTCCGGTATATTTGCGGACGGTGCGTTGCGCGGTGCCGGCGGTCTTTGAAGAAGGGCATGAATTTAGAATCGGCCGGTCTTATACGCTCAGGGAAGGGAAAGATATTACCCTGATTTCCACTGGCATGATGACTGCCAAAGTCCTTAAAGCATGCGGGATTCTCAAGGATGAGGGGATTTCCGCCCGAGTGATTCATATGCCGACTTTAAAACCGATTGACGAGGCGGCAATTATCCGGGCGTCATGCGAAACCGGGAAAATCATCACGGTGGAAAATCATGGCGTCATTGGCGGATTGGGAAGCGCGGCGGCTGAGGTTTTAACGGCGCATGCGCCGTGTCATTTGCGGCGGCTGGGCGTGCAGGATTCTTTCGGGGAATCGGGCGATGATGAGGCGTTTTTCTCCAAGTACGGCATGAACGTTGAAAATATCGTGAAATGCGCGGAAGATTTTTTAAGCATTTCGCCATCGGAAAGAAAGCAGAGGGACTGA
- the mmsA gene encoding CoA-acylating methylmalonate-semialdehyde dehydrogenase codes for MLKIKNYINGQWREAENTDYLDVDNPSTGEVIARVPLSTAAETNRAIEAAHAAFAGWRRTPVARRVLCLYELLHILRGREEEISRTLAREMGKSLPDARAEMKRVFENIETACGMPVLQQGDRLIGASFDIDGEVIRLPLGVFGVIAPFNFPAMVPFWFIPYAIATGNTCVLKTSKQVPCTMQLIAGRMDQTGLPPGVFNLVNGDKTVANALIDSPLVKGISLVGSTPVCRQVAEKCARANKRFQAMGGAKNHLVVMPDARVDEVIRNMVSSCYGCAGQRCMAASAIICVGEKTYRAVCDGFIKASREVIVANPLNPKVAEEEMVMGPVISANARNFILEMIETGVREGASLALDGRGLVVEGCENGYFIGPTVFVDVKPGMKIHTTEIFGPVVVIMKAETLDQALAVINNHQYANGASIYTRNGYYARKFKIEAEVGMIGINVGIPAPVACLPFGGMKASQFADIKAQGKAVISFLTEDKIVTERYWKEEP; via the coding sequence ATGCTGAAAATAAAAAATTACATTAACGGCCAATGGCGGGAAGCGGAAAACACGGATTATCTTGACGTGGATAATCCGAGTACGGGAGAGGTCATTGCCCGGGTGCCGCTTTCCACGGCCGCGGAAACGAATCGCGCCATTGAAGCGGCCCATGCGGCTTTTGCCGGCTGGCGCCGGACCCCGGTTGCGCGGCGCGTTCTCTGCCTTTATGAGTTATTGCATATCTTGCGCGGCCGGGAGGAGGAAATTTCCAGGACGCTGGCGCGGGAAATGGGCAAATCCCTGCCGGACGCCCGAGCAGAGATGAAGCGGGTCTTTGAAAATATTGAAACCGCCTGCGGCATGCCGGTGCTGCAACAGGGCGACAGGTTAATCGGCGCATCGTTTGATATTGACGGCGAAGTCATCCGGCTGCCGTTGGGAGTATTCGGCGTGATCGCGCCTTTCAATTTTCCGGCCATGGTTCCATTCTGGTTTATTCCTTATGCCATAGCAACGGGCAACACATGCGTGCTTAAAACATCCAAACAGGTTCCCTGCACCATGCAGTTGATCGCCGGCCGCATGGATCAAACCGGTTTGCCGCCCGGCGTGTTCAACCTGGTTAATGGAGACAAGACCGTGGCGAACGCCTTGATAGATAGTCCGCTGGTTAAGGGGATATCGCTGGTTGGCTCCACTCCGGTCTGCCGGCAGGTTGCGGAAAAATGTGCCCGGGCCAACAAGCGGTTTCAGGCCATGGGCGGAGCAAAGAACCATCTGGTGGTAATGCCCGATGCCAGAGTGGACGAAGTCATCCGGAACATGGTTTCGTCCTGTTACGGGTGCGCCGGCCAGCGGTGCATGGCGGCCAGCGCTATTATCTGCGTGGGGGAGAAGACCTACCGCGCCGTCTGCGACGGGTTCATCAAGGCTTCCCGCGAAGTGATCGTCGCGAATCCGCTTAATCCAAAGGTGGCGGAGGAGGAGATGGTAATGGGGCCGGTTATCTCGGCCAATGCCAGAAACTTTATTCTGGAAATGATAGAAACCGGCGTCAGGGAGGGCGCGTCTCTTGCCCTGGATGGGCGCGGTCTGGTAGTTGAGGGATGTGAAAATGGATATTTTATAGGGCCGACTGTTTTTGTTGACGTCAAGCCGGGAATGAAAATCCATACAACGGAAATATTCGGGCCGGTGGTGGTCATTATGAAGGCGGAAACCCTGGACCAGGCGCTTGCGGTTATCAACAACCACCAATACGCCAACGGCGCCTCCATCTATACTCGGAACGGTTACTATGCCAGAAAGTTCAAGATTGAGGCTGAGGTCGGCATGATCGGCATCAACGTCGGAATTCCGGCGCCGGTGGCTTGCCTGCCTTTTGGCGGGATGAAGGCTTCGCAGTTTGCCGATATCAAAGCGCAGGGAAAAGCGGTCATCAGCTTCTTAACGGAAGATAAAATAGTTACCGAACGTTACTGGAAAGAGGAACCGTAA